A region from the Campylobacter blaseri genome encodes:
- a CDS encoding ShlB/FhaC/HecB family hemolysin secretion/activation protein, with the protein MRYLLLISIVISLSYAAFSPEKIINQKQKDFIEKQIYKEKKSNENIKNNTFYDVELLDTNSITKDNKNCIQINNINILDMTVFKKSEFNKILDRYLNKCNTINELTNLTNEITNRYIQKGYITSKAYIKPQDLSDGVLDINILEGKVEKVIEDNINMVNLYNGYDGRMLNLRDLEVALQQGERLQSQNLNLELIPSSKPSYTVVKVSNTSDKNRFYGNVGINNYGTKKTGKYQIYNNFNLENLLN; encoded by the coding sequence ATGAGATATTTATTATTGATTTCTATAGTTATATCTTTATCTTATGCTGCATTTTCTCCTGAAAAAATTATCAATCAAAAACAGAAAGATTTTATTGAAAAGCAAATTTATAAAGAGAAAAAATCTAACGAAAACATTAAAAACAATACCTTTTATGATGTAGAGCTACTTGATACAAATAGTATTACTAAAGATAATAAAAATTGTATACAAATCAATAACATAAACATTTTAGATATGACAGTTTTTAAAAAGAGTGAATTTAATAAAATATTAGATAGATATCTAAACAAATGTAACACTATAAATGAACTAACAAATTTAACAAATGAAATTACAAATAGATATATACAAAAAGGCTATATCACAAGTAAAGCGTATATAAAACCTCAAGATTTAAGCGATGGAGTTTTAGATATAAATATCCTTGAGGGAAAGGTTGAAAAAGTTATAGAAGATAATATAAATATGGTAAATTTATATAATGGCTATGATGGTAGAATGCTTAATTTAAGAGATTTAGAGGTTGCTTTACAACAAGGTGAAAGATTACAATCTCAAAATTTAAACTTAGAACTAATTCCCTCCTCTAAACCAAGCTATACAGTAGTTAAAGTATCAAATACTAGTGATAAAAATAGATTTTATGGCAATGTAGGAATAAATAACTACGGCACTAAAAAAACTGGAAAATACCAAATTTACAATAATTTTAATCTTGAAAATCTACTTAATTAA
- a CDS encoding hemagglutinin repeat-containing protein: protein MKQIFKKVVSVIVSSLLIAQQSLVANSIVIDKNAPIKNQPSLDKARNGVPIVNIVKPNNNGLSHNKFSNYNVEKEGLILNNSNRRDTSTNLGGYIYGNKNLANTKTAKIILNEVTSKNRSKLEGFTEVAGDRASVVIANPNGIYINGAGFINTDKATITTANPNIKNGDISSYDVNDGLIEIQKDGLNTKNVNKAELYAKTIKINAKINANNLDIITGENKILSDGTIVPKDSSNHATVSLDSSALGGIYANKIKLIGTNKGVGVNLDGEISAQDSLEISTNGKIVLNKALSSSNVKITSNDELESNTIYGSNVNINVKKSVKNRDIIASKTDININTSSLTNDNLIASGVNTKLEDTKKGSLNIDADTIKNKNLLYAKDDINLNAKTLKSSKDSQINSKKSINIKSQNIDNEESVKITAKDNLKINNKNDINSDIFNSENSNIVATNGNLDITSNSINLNNSNQIAALNDINFKSNNANINGVNLFSQNANININSSNLNAIKANIGANKITLNIKDKIDLSSSKVLAMKDLGIKTKDFNNQKANINANEQIDIIATNLNNSEAKIATNSNLNINNIKEFTNNNGSLLSNKDLNLNSINFNGKSSNIQAKNISINSDIFNSENSNIVATNGNLDITSNSINLNNSNQIAALNDINFKSNNANINGVNLFSQNANININSSNLNAIKANIYSKLSTNINTKENIYAKNINLQADKIDIKAKDLILSQEKINKDDYDSKLISNTTINIDVNSIKNINGYIAALKDITISSNNLDNSYGLITANKDLTISTDIFKNKFGSIISGKNLMLNLANYNDTNSTIQSNKIELNSQNLALNHSNIISTTKDINLNIKDSINLDSSLLYSKHSIDINSKELNANRLKAQANSDINFNISDINLNNSNIYSVADINSKYKNGYRQGDINFKTENLLLQNSNLASKDISIKTEDNKKIDLLSLNNSNLEANQDINIFTKRVNSLSSTLTSLNNLSLYIDDVKIDDFKSSNFSSKNIALNVNKDLSLNNTNSFRAAKDIDINANSITNSSTFISNDKIDIKANDYIENSGLLSSLNYINLKAKNYITNNDLATNQSAIKSASIEINTEKLTNHALILSLKDMNIKANNIQNYGAIALSSKNSDSLNIISSNLKNYNTIYSNNILNLYIKDTLINKTDKTKVDLGDEKSIIFAKNGINIQADKDRSLRTKKIINDKATIQSLNGNINIFANSLENLNDKVEIGIKDDEKEKINLKQCRGKGYLSCKKSIFSRLSKTSIGEEPIIEDIKKEEIANGKYYNEAYIGKECFFNQNNCLNHDGSAIVNGVKYSKNEITIIKSYWSAGYKIHYKDRSPKADTLPKFHSGKVDSDEIIKRLKEKYKNFSDVFNVEYNRRYYLKLKSPYYVSNAKQYYFYYNSKKDYLLKDVNIANGGLILSGKNINLDIGNISNYLSTISAKNSLNFKDTTLNNQSENLYFYNKITGKYEYCYKECNSFWHDPNYTWATLPPIENRVKIDSIDSVIEAGNQITGNLVELNNENKAKINNIEFTTYDPNIDTNINKVDITNNIIKKENELVDIKDSIEKTDNNINLLKDSIEKVKSNKIINTINDNFNLSKNKYSFFIHNPNNPNYLIESNPLYTDLSHYLGSSYFLQKINYRSDRKIKSIGDAAYETKLVSDALKRHLGRAYIDDNYFTDPNAQYVKLMNSAVNQSSILGLTLGKELTREQLANLKEDIVWYVSKTINNEEVLVPIVYLAKDYKKTDGATIIAKNIKLDIKDDLINSGNIISKDYLNLQANTITNNTGLLISGKKINLIANNDIVNKNGATIKSNDINILSKYGSVINETFVNQVKSGDNYNNTTYTQISKPSSIIAKNGNLVVLANKDITNIASNLKAKETITLATQTGSIDVNTKELKDEFNAQKGRNFYKSKDTSYLSSNVEAKDIVINSNKDINIEASNLKADNLINLNADKNINITALNSVKYRDIQTYSKGSFGSSKTKRDMSYKESVNSSSLQAKNILLNSKNDINLEASKLKAQDNIVANAKADINVFAKDYATKELHYKKKKGFGGFSKSVSLNSKDNLNLHSAKLQTEAKNIILNSNKDINILASELLSASDIELKALDDVLISSRQELEKTINYSKKTKFNPLGVLNLVGIDVAPLYLDKLHKDDNVKSKSKESILTSKGNTIIDSGSTSIIGSNINSDKNIYIKADTGKINIISSLDTLNRQTLDKKVEVKVSNLAKQIKNDIKGLKDFNTRVKLQIAEATYDKEAKISKDTLNSSSNLFAKEDIISSSISDTNIKGSNLKAGGNVVLNSKIGDVNILNSSDTKDENVKEEHLKAALSLTAQNEYVEIATAVKQAQEAAKQLKNAKSDYTNYKKEVKKLENKLSELKSDYKNKKVGVDYSDIENLVDIVNNLKSQEKYYLIDISAATINLATKTSAIASQAAAASGSNLTYGFSVGVSADVSGEKSNTTSTSTTSTPSNIYASNILINTDEKLNTNTNIKGSNLIANDEININTHNLNVSASSNFGSTNKNTKSINGSVNFTMYGGGGGTASIGYGQSRYDSNSLAFNNSNLKASNININAINDALFKGTTLRANDTLNLKAGNNLDVISLQDKYSYSNKGFNVSAGVGFGNSNKAPNRKDASIDIKGISSANAGFNTDNSIGLNKQSVLTSLTANNVNIDVKNNTHLKGSLIASGKFTDEGNFIYNENLNFKTDTLTFENLSNTNYSSSKSTGININLSLKDKENNTNDTTSNSSSNKDINLNNDNIKTLATNNNINNKDSKKTTLTNSVNSNANYNSNNKVNDISNNISSLAYSSSNSLNVNSSKTLATLGKGSITIINKANSDDLARLNTDTSKLSLELYNSYTSSKVDASLDTRLLSKEGRKDIEDDYNMATAITKAIYQIASTNKASIGSFFKENEKYVKVYNTLKHIVANDTNLANYLKDPNLDIEKKQVMLNVLTLNVMQNLGYIPNDTKVIYTDAIGSNNTPIKGHYNIDTNVNYINDKYNKNTKELITSLGHEMTHAIDNQKGILILNDPDQNRYATIFGKDLADFSNKALNIITDKSLAKTNNHNLDIVTTNNSIFNTSHNTLINNNKEFINLDKSKGDDKIYIYRDKVLAMDKINDNKIVDLTTWEAISNGYLNKDIINLITKGRIALLQDYTKILNTPDNKKYKYQYDLNNPVDFEKLRSKTQLNYDNVDLNSKIVFVNGMGNNHAEALEILKEFKKDYGDNVGLINNVKGPLLYIGDAIEWLPNFLTKKDVLTAYKLKQLSPDTIIVAHSAGNEDIYKANKINKIQNVKTPYKFISVGSPKSATGLKKSMQAVDAKFIIQINHPHDPIANGWLNSDANYEYKNWNDLIKYHPFLEQYYDAIELFIEDKK, encoded by the coding sequence ATGAAACAAATATTTAAAAAAGTAGTATCTGTAATTGTAAGCTCACTACTTATAGCACAACAAAGTTTAGTTGCAAACAGCATTGTTATAGATAAAAATGCTCCTATTAAAAACCAACCATCGCTAGATAAAGCAAGAAATGGTGTGCCTATAGTAAATATAGTAAAGCCAAATAATAATGGTCTTTCTCATAATAAATTTTCTAACTATAATGTAGAAAAAGAGGGTCTTATACTAAATAACTCAAACAGAAGAGATACAAGCACTAATCTTGGCGGTTATATATATGGAAACAAAAACTTAGCAAACACTAAAACTGCAAAAATAATCTTAAACGAAGTAACAAGTAAAAACAGATCAAAACTTGAAGGTTTTACTGAAGTAGCAGGAGATAGGGCATCTGTAGTTATAGCAAACCCAAATGGTATCTATATAAATGGTGCTGGATTTATAAATACAGACAAAGCTACAATCACAACAGCAAATCCAAATATAAAAAATGGAGATATAAGTAGTTATGATGTAAATGATGGACTAATTGAAATTCAAAAAGATGGGTTAAATACTAAAAATGTTAATAAAGCAGAACTATATGCAAAAACAATAAAAATAAATGCAAAGATAAATGCTAATAATTTAGATATTATAACTGGTGAAAATAAAATACTTAGTGATGGAACTATAGTGCCAAAAGATAGTTCTAACCATGCTACAGTTTCACTTGATTCATCTGCTCTTGGTGGAATTTATGCTAATAAAATTAAATTAATTGGAACAAACAAAGGTGTTGGAGTAAATTTAGATGGTGAAATTTCAGCACAAGATAGTTTGGAAATAAGCACTAATGGTAAAATAGTTTTAAACAAAGCACTATCTAGTTCAAATGTTAAAATCACTTCAAACGATGAACTAGAGTCAAATACAATATATGGTTCAAATGTTAATATTAATGTTAAAAAGAGTGTTAAAAACAGAGATATCATTGCCTCAAAAACAGATATAAATATAAATACAAGTTCATTAACAAATGACAATTTAATTGCCTCAGGGGTAAATACTAAGCTAGAAGATACAAAAAAAGGTAGTTTAAACATAGATGCAGATACCATTAAAAATAAAAATCTTCTTTATGCAAAAGATGATATAAACTTAAATGCTAAAACTCTTAAAAGCTCTAAAGACTCACAGATAAACTCAAAAAAGAGTATAAATATCAAAAGCCAAAATATAGACAATGAAGAAAGTGTAAAAATCACTGCAAAAGATAATTTAAAAATCAATAATAAAAATGATATAAACTCAGACATATTTAACTCTGAAAATTCCAACATAGTTGCAACAAATGGAAATTTAGATATAACATCAAATAGTATAAATCTTAATAATTCAAACCAAATAGCAGCTTTAAATGATATAAATTTTAAATCAAATAATGCAAATATAAATGGAGTAAATCTCTTTTCTCAAAACGCAAATATAAATATAAACTCATCAAATTTAAATGCAATAAAAGCAAATATTGGTGCAAATAAAATAACTTTAAATATAAAAGATAAAATTGATTTAAGTAGTTCAAAAGTGTTAGCTATGAAAGATTTAGGTATAAAAACTAAAGATTTTAATAATCAAAAAGCTAACATTAATGCTAATGAACAAATAGATATAATAGCTACAAATTTAAATAATAGTGAAGCTAAAATAGCCACAAATAGTAATTTAAATATAAATAACATAAAAGAGTTTACAAATAATAATGGTTCTTTGCTATCTAATAAAGATCTAAATTTAAACTCTATAAATTTTAATGGTAAAAGCTCAAACATTCAAGCAAAAAATATATCTATAAACTCAGACATATTTAACTCTGAAAATTCCAACATAGTTGCAACAAATGGAAATTTAGATATAACATCAAATAGTATAAATCTTAATAATTCAAACCAAATAGCAGCTTTAAATGATATAAATTTTAAATCAAATAATGCAAATATAAATGGAGTAAATCTCTTTTCTCAAAACGCAAATATAAATATAAACTCATCAAATTTAAATGCAATAAAAGCAAATATCTATTCAAAGCTATCAACAAATATAAACACCAAAGAAAACATCTATGCTAAAAATATAAATCTTCAAGCAGATAAGATAGATATCAAAGCCAAAGATTTAATACTTTCGCAAGAAAAGATAAACAAAGATGATTATGATTCAAAACTAATCTCTAATACAACAATAAATATAGATGTAAATAGTATTAAAAATATAAATGGCTATATAGCAGCCTTAAAAGATATAACAATCTCATCAAATAATCTAGACAATAGTTATGGCTTAATAACTGCAAATAAAGACTTAACTATATCAACAGACATTTTTAAAAACAAATTTGGCTCAATTATAAGTGGTAAGAACTTAATGCTAAACTTAGCTAATTACAATGATACAAACTCAACTATCCAATCTAACAAAATAGAGTTAAACTCACAAAATTTAGCCTTAAATCATTCAAATATAATATCAACAACTAAAGATATAAATTTAAATATAAAAGACAGTATAAACTTAGATAGTAGTTTACTATATTCAAAACATAGTATAGATATAAACTCTAAAGAGTTAAATGCTAATAGATTAAAAGCTCAAGCAAATAGTGATATAAATTTTAATATCTCAGATATAAATTTAAATAATAGTAATATTTATAGTGTAGCAGATATTAACTCTAAATATAAAAATGGCTATAGACAAGGAGATATTAATTTTAAAACAGAAAATCTTCTTTTACAAAACTCAAATTTAGCTTCAAAAGATATATCTATAAAAACAGAAGATAATAAAAAAATTGATTTATTAAGTTTAAATAACTCAAACTTAGAGGCAAATCAAGATATAAACATCTTCACAAAACGAGTTAACTCTCTAAGCTCGACTTTAACATCATTAAATAACTTATCACTATATATAGATGATGTAAAAATAGATGATTTTAAAAGCTCAAATTTTAGTAGTAAAAATATAGCTTTAAATGTAAACAAAGATTTATCGCTTAATAATACAAATAGCTTTAGAGCAGCCAAAGATATAGATATAAATGCAAATTCCATTACAAATAGCTCAACTTTTATATCTAATGATAAAATAGATATAAAAGCAAATGATTATATAGAAAATAGTGGTTTACTCTCTTCACTAAACTATATAAATTTAAAAGCTAAAAACTATATAACAAATAATGACTTAGCAACCAATCAATCTGCTATAAAAAGTGCTAGTATTGAAATTAATACAGAAAAATTAACAAATCATGCACTTATCTTATCACTTAAAGATATGAATATAAAAGCAAATAACATACAAAACTATGGAGCAATAGCACTATCAAGTAAAAATAGTGATAGTTTAAATATCATCTCTAGCAATCTTAAAAACTACAACACCATATATTCAAACAATATCTTAAATTTATACATTAAAGACACTCTTATAAATAAAACAGATAAAACAAAGGTTGACTTAGGCGATGAAAAATCAATAATCTTTGCTAAAAATGGTATTAATATTCAAGCAGATAAGGATAGAAGCTTAAGAACTAAAAAGATTATAAATGATAAAGCTACAATACAATCTTTAAATGGCAATATTAATATATTTGCTAATAGTTTGGAAAACTTAAATGATAAGGTAGAAATTGGCATAAAAGATGATGAAAAAGAAAAAATTAATCTAAAACAATGTCGAGGTAAAGGATATCTCAGTTGTAAGAAGTCTATATTTAGTAGATTGAGTAAAACTTCAATAGGCGAAGAACCAATTATAGAAGATATAAAAAAAGAAGAGATTGCTAATGGTAAATATTATAATGAAGCATATATTGGTAAGGAATGTTTTTTTAACCAAAATAATTGTTTAAATCACGACGGAAGTGCCATAGTAAATGGAGTTAAATACTCTAAAAATGAGATAACTATTATTAAATCATATTGGTCTGCAGGATACAAAATTCATTACAAAGATAGAAGTCCTAAAGCCGATACTCTACCTAAATTTCATTCAGGAAAAGTGGATTCAGATGAAATTATAAAAAGATTAAAAGAAAAGTATAAAAATTTCTCTGATGTGTTTAATGTTGAATATAATAGAAGATATTATCTTAAACTAAAATCACCATACTATGTAAGTAATGCAAAACAATACTACTTTTATTATAATTCCAAAAAAGATTATTTACTAAAAGATGTAAATATTGCCAATGGTGGGCTTATCTTATCTGGTAAAAATATTAATTTAGATATTGGTAATATTAGTAACTATTTAAGCACAATCTCTGCAAAAAATAGTTTAAATTTTAAAGATACAACTTTAAATAATCAGTCTGAAAATTTATATTTTTACAATAAAATAACTGGAAAGTATGAATATTGTTATAAAGAATGTAATAGTTTTTGGCATGATCCAAACTACACATGGGCTACTCTTCCTCCAATAGAAAATAGAGTTAAAATTGATTCAATTGATTCAGTCATAGAAGCTGGCAACCAAATTACAGGTAATTTAGTAGAGCTTAATAATGAAAACAAAGCCAAAATTAATAATATTGAGTTTACTACCTACGACCCAAATATAGATACAAATATAAATAAAGTAGATATTACAAATAATATAATCAAAAAAGAAAATGAGTTAGTAGATATAAAAGATAGTATAGAAAAAACAGACAATAACATAAACTTATTAAAAGATAGTATAGAAAAAGTTAAATCTAATAAAATTATAAATACCATAAATGATAATTTTAACTTATCTAAAAATAAATATTCATTTTTTATTCATAACCCTAATAATCCAAACTATCTAATAGAATCAAACCCATTATATACAGATTTATCACACTATCTAGGAAGTAGCTACTTTTTACAAAAAATAAACTATAGAAGTGATAGAAAGATAAAATCAATTGGAGATGCAGCCTATGAAACAAAGCTCGTAAGCGATGCATTAAAAAGACATTTAGGAAGAGCTTATATAGATGACAACTACTTTACTGATCCAAACGCTCAGTATGTTAAACTTATGAATAGTGCTGTAAATCAAAGCTCTATTTTAGGATTAACCTTAGGTAAAGAGCTAACACGGGAGCAATTAGCAAATTTAAAAGAAGATATAGTTTGGTATGTAAGTAAAACTATAAATAATGAAGAGGTATTAGTTCCTATAGTATATCTTGCAAAAGATTATAAAAAAACAGATGGTGCAACAATTATTGCAAAAAATATCAAACTAGATATAAAAGATGATTTAATTAACTCTGGAAATATAATATCAAAAGATTATTTAAATTTACAAGCAAATACTATAACAAACAACACAGGATTACTAATATCAGGCAAAAAGATAAACTTAATAGCTAATAATGACATAGTAAATAAAAATGGTGCAACTATAAAATCTAATGATATAAATATACTTTCAAAATATGGAAGTGTTATAAATGAAACATTTGTAAATCAGGTAAAAAGTGGAGATAACTATAATAACACAACCTATACACAAATAAGCAAACCATCAAGCATCATTGCTAAAAATGGTAATCTAGTAGTATTAGCAAACAAAGATATAACAAACATAGCTAGTAATTTAAAAGCAAAAGAGACTATTACTTTAGCTACACAAACAGGTAGCATAGATGTAAATACAAAAGAGTTAAAAGATGAGTTTAATGCACAAAAGGGAAGAAACTTTTATAAAAGTAAAGATACTAGCTATCTTAGTTCTAATGTAGAGGCTAAAGATATAGTTATAAACTCAAACAAAGATATAAATATAGAAGCTAGCAATCTTAAAGCAGATAACCTAATAAACCTTAATGCAGATAAAAACATAAACATAACTGCTTTAAATAGTGTAAAATATAGAGATATACAAACATATTCAAAAGGCTCATTTGGTAGTTCAAAAACCAAAAGAGATATGAGTTATAAAGAGAGTGTTAACTCATCTTCATTACAAGCTAAAAACATACTCTTAAACTCTAAAAACGATATAAATTTAGAAGCTAGCAAACTAAAAGCCCAAGATAACATAGTAGCAAATGCAAAAGCTGATATAAATGTATTTGCAAAAGATTATGCAACAAAAGAGCTTCACTATAAAAAGAAAAAAGGATTTGGAGGATTTAGTAAAAGTGTAAGCCTAAACTCAAAAGATAACTTAAACTTACATAGTGCCAAACTTCAAACAGAGGCTAAAAATATCATATTAAACTCAAACAAAGATATAAATATCTTAGCAAGTGAATTATTAAGTGCTAGTGATATAGAGCTTAAAGCCTTAGATGATGTATTAATATCTTCAAGACAGGAGTTAGAAAAAACTATAAACTATAGTAAAAAAACTAAGTTTAACCCACTTGGGGTTTTAAACCTAGTTGGTATAGATGTTGCACCTTTATACTTAGATAAGCTTCATAAAGATGATAATGTAAAATCTAAAAGCAAAGAAAGTATCTTAACCTCTAAAGGTAATACAATCATAGATAGTGGTAGCACATCTATAATTGGCTCAAATATAAACTCAGACAAAAATATATACATTAAAGCAGATACTGGCAAGATAAACATCATCTCAAGTCTTGATACTTTAAATAGACAAACCCTAGATAAAAAAGTAGAAGTTAAGGTCTCAAATTTAGCCAAACAGATTAAAAATGACATAAAAGGGTTAAAGGATTTTAATACAAGAGTTAAATTACAAATAGCAGAGGCAACTTATGATAAAGAAGCCAAGATATCTAAAGATACACTAAATAGCTCTTCAAATTTATTTGCAAAAGAGGATATTATATCTAGCTCCATTAGTGATACAAACATAAAAGGTAGTAACTTAAAAGCAGGTGGAAATGTAGTTTTAAACTCAAAAATTGGTGATGTAAATATACTTAACTCATCTGATACAAAAGATGAAAATGTAAAAGAGGAGCATTTAAAAGCTGCCCTAAGCCTCACTGCTCAAAACGAGTATGTAGAGATAGCCACAGCTGTAAAACAAGCCCAAGAAGCTGCTAAACAATTAAAAAATGCAAAGAGTGATTATACTAATTACAAAAAAGAGGTTAAAAAGTTAGAAAATAAATTAAGTGAGTTAAAAAGTGATTATAAAAACAAAAAGGTTGGAGTTGATTATAGTGATATAGAAAACCTAGTAGATATAGTAAATAATCTAAAATCACAAGAAAAATACTATCTAATAGATATAAGTGCAGCAACCATAAATCTAGCTACTAAAACATCAGCCATAGCTTCTCAGGCTGCTGCTGCATCAGGTTCAAACCTTACTTATGGCTTTTCTGTAGGAGTAAGTGCAGATGTAAGTGGAGAAAAATCAAACACAACCTCTACCTCTACCACCTCCACCCCATCAAACATATATGCATCTAATATCTTAATAAATACAGATGAAAAACTAAATACTAATACAAATATTAAAGGAAGTAATCTTATAGCTAATGATGAGATAAATATAAATACTCATAATCTAAATGTAAGTGCAAGTAGTAACTTTGGCTCTACTAATAAAAATACTAAATCAATAAATGGTAGTGTAAACTTTACTATGTATGGAGGAGGTGGAGGAACTGCCTCTATTGGATATGGACAAAGTAGATATGACTCTAACTCTTTAGCATTCAACAACTCAAATTTAAAAGCTAGTAATATAAACATTAATGCAATAAATGATGCTTTATTTAAAGGTACTACTCTAAGAGCTAATGACACCTTAAACTTAAAAGCAGGTAATAACTTAGATGTAATATCTTTACAAGATAAGTATAGCTATAGTAATAAAGGCTTTAATGTAAGTGCTGGAGTAGGATTTGGAAATAGCAATAAAGCACCAAATAGAAAAGATGCAAGTATAGATATAAAAGGAATATCTTCAGCAAATGCAGGCTTTAATACAGATAACTCTATAGGATTAAACAAACAAAGTGTATTAACATCTCTAACAGCTAATAATGTAAATATAGATGTTAAAAACAATACCCACCTAAAAGGTTCACTAATAGCTAGTGGTAAATTTACAGATGAAGGTAACTTTATATATAATGAAAATCTAAACTTTAAAACAGATACCCTTACATTTGAAAACCTATCAAATACTAATTATAGTAGTTCTAAATCTACAGGTATAAATATAAATCTAAGTCTAAAAGATAAAGAGAATAACACTAATGATACTACATCAAATAGTAGTAGTAATAAAGATATTAACTTAAACAATGATAATATTAAAACATTAGCAACAAATAACAATATAAACAATAAAGATAGTAAAAAAACTACACTAACAAATAGTGTAAATAGTAATGCTAATTATAACTCAAACAATAAAGTAAATGATATATCTAATAATATCTCATCACTAGCTTATAGCTCATCAAATTCACTAAATGTAAATAGCTCTAAAACTTTAGCTACATTAGGTAAAGGAAGCATAACTATAATAAATAAAGCCAACTCTGATGATTTAGCAAGACTAAACACAGATACATCTAAACTCTCACTTGAACTATATAACTCATATACTAGCTCTAAAGTAGATGCTAGCTTGGATACAAGATTACTTAGTAAAGAGGGAAGAAAAGATATAGAAGATGACTATAATATGGCAACTGCTATTACTAAAGCTATATATCAAATAGCCTCAACAAATAAAGCAAGCATAGGAAGCTTCTTTAAAGAGAATGAAAAGTATGTAAAAGTATATAATACTTTAAAACATATAGTAGCAAATGATACAAACTTAGCTAACTATCTTAAAGATCCAAATTTAGATATAGAAAAAAAGCAAGTTATGTTAAATGTATTAACATTAAATGTAATGCAAAACTTAGGCTATATACCAAATGATACTAAAGTAATATATACAGATGCCATAGGTTCAAACAATACACCTATAAAAGGACACTATAATATAGATACTAATGTAAATTACATTAATGACAAATATAATAAAAATACAAAAGAGCTAATTACAAGTTTAGGTCATGAGATGACTCATGCTATAGATAATCAAAAAGGTATACTTATACTAAATGACCCTGACCAAAACAGATATGCTACTATATTTGGAAAAGACTTAGCAGACTTTAGTAATAAAGCTTTAAATATAATAACAGATAAAAGCTTAGCAAAGACAAATAACCATAACCTAGATATAGTAACTACAAATAACTCTATATTTAACACTAGCCACAATACACTAATAAACAACAATAAAGAGTTTATTAATTTAGATAAGAGTAAAGGGGATGATAAAATATATATTTATAGAGATAAAGTTCTTGCTATGGATAAAATAAACGACAATAAAATAGTTGACCTTACTACTTGGGAGGCAATATCTAATGGATATCTAAACAAAGATATAATAAATTTAATCACTAAAGGACGCATTGCATTATTGCAGGATTATACGAAAATACTGAACACTCCAGACAATAAAAAATATAAATATCAGTATGATTTAAACAATCCTGTGGATTTTGAAAAACTTAGAAGTAAAACCCAATTAAATTATGATAATGTCGATTTAAATTCTAAAATAGTTTTTGTTAATGGAATGGGAAATAACCATGCAGAAGCTTTAGAAATATTGAAAGAATTTAAAAAGGATTATGGAGATAATGTAGGTTTGATTAATAATGTAAAAGGACCGCTTTTGTACATTGGAGATGCTATAGAATGGCTACCAAATTTTCTTACTAAAAAAGATGTTTTGACAGCTTATAAACTTAAACAATTATCTCCAGATACTATTATTGTAGCCCATAGTGCTGGAAATGAAGATATTTATAAAGCAAATAAAATAAATAAAATTCAAAATGTAAAAACACCTTATAAATTTATATCAGTAGGTTCACCTAAATCAGCAACAGGTTTAAAGAAAAGCATGCAAGCAGTTGATGCTAAATTCATAATTCAAATTAATCATCCACATGATCCAATTGCAAATGGTTGGTTAAATTCAGATGCAAATTATGAATATAAAAATTGGAATGACCTTATAAAATATCATCCTTTTTTGGAACAATATTATGATGCAATAGAACTGTTTATTGAGGATAAAAAATGA